TAAGAGTTGGCCCGTTTCAATTTGGTTATTTCGTATCAGATCGCCCGACCAAGTAATCCAAAGAAACCTTAAAATAATCGGCAAGCGTAATAAGCGTAGCAATGTTCGGCTCTTTCTCGCCGGATTCATAATAGCGGAATGAGCGGGGCGATATACCGACTAGAGCAGCGAGGTCTT
This genomic stretch from Azotosporobacter soli harbors:
- a CDS encoding helix-turn-helix transcriptional regulator — its product is MNFSSRLKELRIQADASQKDLAALVGISPRSFRYYESGEKEPNIATLITLADYFKVSLDYLVGRSDTK